The following coding sequences lie in one Nitrospirota bacterium genomic window:
- a CDS encoding restriction endonuclease subunit S, with translation MLSQFFFILFQTLQTYAIKKARGMAQLNLNSGLVRAFPLGLPPLAEQHRIAAKVDELMALCDEMEARINNNTTTSRKILEATLQDAVS, from the coding sequence TTGCTATCACAATTCTTTTTTATCTTATTCCAAACTCTTCAAACCTATGCTATCAAAAAGGCTCGTGGGATGGCTCAGTTGAACCTAAATTCTGGGCTTGTTCGTGCGTTTCCGCTTGGCCTTCCACCTCTTGCCGAACAACACCGGATCGCGGCGAAGGTGGATGAACTGATGGCGCTCTGCGATGAGATGGAGGCACGGATCAACAACAACACTACGACCAGCCGGAAAATTCTTGAGGCAACGTTGCAGGACGCGGTTAGTTGA